Sequence from the Mixophyes fleayi isolate aMixFle1 chromosome 4, aMixFle1.hap1, whole genome shotgun sequence genome:
TTAACCCTCAAGCTTAGTGTGGTAACGTTTTACTCTGTTTTACACATAGATGACTTACACTGACATAAATACTTTTTCCGTATACTTACAGAGTTTTGTATGAATCGTCAGACTATACTTCTCCTTCGTGTCATTGCTGGCTTCTGTTTCCTGGGCATCGCCTGCAGTATGACTGCCTTCCTGCTTGATGTCTTTGGACCCAAACACCCAGCGCTTAAAATTACCCGACGCTACGCCTTCGCACATATTCTGACAGGTAATTTTACTGATTACAACAGGAAGACATTTTTGTCAGGCAAGCAGGGTTAGATAATTTAAAGGGCTGTGGCACAAGTTTCCATAAACTGCTAATTTAATTTTCTATAAACGTATTTTTATGAGACACTTGTGAACATTTCCGAAACTGAAATCAAAGAACACTGGCGTAAACAGTGGAATTGTTTGTGTATTCTATAACTATGAATTTGATACTGTAATATAACTCTACTTCttacacatacttgcccactctcctggaatttcggTGAGACTCTTAAATTCCAGGAGAGCAAGGACATTCACCCGCATcatgtccacttcctagtgaagtgggtaggatgGGGGCATCCATGGTGCAATTGCTGTATTGCAAGGGCATTGCCCAAATTACTCAATTTGCGAAATATCACTACCTCTGTACTTTTACTCCCCATCCCGGGATGTCCTGGAggggggaaaataaataaattggcaagtatgttccTATACCAGTTTCGCTTTACTCCGCTTCCATAGTTGTACCTCAGTGTCTTAATAGAGCTGTGAAATAAATTCCATGTGAGACATGACAGCAGAAATAAGCTCTCTTGCGGGGAAAGTCAGTGATAGTTCCTGACGACATTGACATGAAAACTTTTACTCcaggggccagatttactaaactctggttttaaaagtggagatgtcattttgtagaatgtacaaaataagtgacaactagaatctgattggttgctataggcaacatctccactttttcaaacctgcagtttaggaaatatacccccaggtgtttaaACCTTGACTAATTGAAAAGTCATCTTTTTAaagacaaaatacaaatacatttttttaattattttatatatgtttcatATACCGAAAGGATCCAAGGATTATCCTTTGCAcctgcaaaatgtttttttaacacaCTACTTTAAAATGGGTGTGAATGTGAGGATCAATAGAAATCTACAGGCACTGTAATTGCTGTTTGTTATTGGTCCGTTCGGTCACACAGCCTTAAGCTTCCCCCAGGACTGTAAGATGAATGATTGAGACCTGTAATAAAGGCTACATGGAGCTGCTTCTGTGAGTCTGAACAGGGAAGGAGTGGAAGGgagttttgttttatgtttttattcatttattttaaacacactCTACCCAGGAATGGTTCTTTAAAATGCTTTCCTATCCAGCATACGCTTTACACATAAGTTAGAACTGTGTCACATAGTGTTCatgtaatttcattttttattaaatatattgagtTATTTTATTGCAACAATTCAtgtgttttttcctttctctCCAACTTTCTCTTTGATACTACAGTTTTGCAATGTGCTACAGTTATTGGTTTCTGCTATTGGGCCTCGGAGCTCATTCTTGCCCTCCAGCAGCAGCACAAACAGTACCATGGTTCCCAAGTCTACGTCACATTTGCTGTCAGCTTCTACTTGGTGGCTGGGGCAGGTGGAGCATCCATCTTGGCCACCGCCGCCAACCTCCTGCGCCATTATCCCACGGAAGAGGAGGAACAGGCTCTGGAATTGCTTTCAGAGATGGAAACTGACTCTTACCCCGCCGAGTATGATGTCATGAATCCCTTTCAGCCACCACCTGCTTACACTCCATAACGAGACTCTCGGGGAGAGAGCCAACATTACCCTCAAGACTATCTCCCTACACCACATAGAGCACCTGCTGCCTGCATCAAGAGGTGGACATTTTGGCCAAACTGGCCTAGCTATGGAAACAGGCAACCAGGTTGTCAAGACAGATTTCACATTGCTTCTCTTGCTCTTTGTTTGgtatataatgttatatttttgtgATTGTTCACAACTTCCAGAATGCTTCTTCTGTCTAATACCGCTTTCTCTCCTGCTATACATTTTAATCCAACAAAGAAAATTTCATTGGTTGACTCTCTTCAGATAGGCCAATATCTACTGTCAAAGAAAGAGGGTCATTCTGTAATTACTTACAATTGTAAGCATTATCTTTCCAATCATTTCTTGAAACATAATGAAAGTTTAGGCCTAATTGAGTCTTGGGATATGGAAGGGAGTGGGATTTTATAGGAGATAGGAAAAAGTCTCTAGATGGGATAAGTGAATACTGATAGGCTGTTGAATGATGTGTTGGATCTCACCTACCTTTGGGAAAAGGGTAACCAGAGACCAGACCTGTTTGTCCGAACCCCAGTGTATTCTGTTATTTTAGTGTGATTGACAAGTTTTTCAGGGGTTTTTCGTTGCACCCTGACTTAAGGTGTTCCTGTCGCCTACACAGTAGAGACAGCTCATCTTGTGACATCGCCAAGGTATAAAGTTCCTCATGTCTCagtaatgtcaccagttcctagtgaattgataggcattCACCccataatggctgcctccactatggaTAGGCAGCACATGCATTTTAATGTATGGTTGATATTTATATACCTGTGGTgtatatagtctttttttttttttcttttaaagtaatTCTAAAGTGGATATTTTCTTCTGGTTTTCAGAGGCAAAGTAGGCAGTTACCAGGCAGGCTCTTGGCAAAGAAAAATGCCCAAGCATTGTTTAACAATCCTTTATCCCAGCCCTAGAaactatatttaatttacatatttataaagtACAAAATGGAAGAATATCCATTGCTTCCTTAAAacagaatttttaaaaataaatattttgacaaCAATgggcattttaaataaattattttagttttaaatgAGAGATAAAGAAAGGCATTTACAGAAATTGCTCCACAGGTAACTATagaaaaggtggtgttgcccatagcaaccgattTGACGTTTCTTTCTAAACgttatttaaaaaatgacagaatATGATCTACACAGTCACATGTAGTATATTTTTCGTAAATGTCCCCCAATGTGTCATTGGAGCCTTTTTTCCAGGGCGTGTTTATGGGTAAATAGACTTGCCTgactagaaaaataaaaaatatttgacttTAGTCTTGACATCTTGATTGCTACATTTTCTCTTGGTTTGTGCCATTGTTACAGTGAACATTGGTACTGAAAAGGCCTTTGCGTAACTTGCTTGGTTTGGTTGCAGACCCTGATAAACCCATCAGCATTGTGGTCATTTTATATTTCTACGCATGGATCTAAATAATCTACAGCCTGTCTCTGATAAACAAGGTGGGAGTAGACATATTGAAAACCTGTGGTCTTCTGTATAAATTTATATTCCTCCTCTTAATTTATTCCGTTTCAGCATcacctttttatattaaatgtatcagtttcacaataaaacagagaacaattgttttatttttgttttatgattgtgCAAGTAGATTCAATGTACATTGATGCCACACCCccaaataactgaaataaaagTTTTTACTGCGTGACGGCAACATTCACAAATAAGATTTTCCATCATTTAAAGCATATCTGTCGCCTACATACACTGGAGGCAGCAATTTGCGGTATAAACCAATATTCGGAAGTCAACTGACCATAGTTCTCAGTCCATTTATAAACTGTACTTTTGTTAATATTGGTTCATCCCAT
This genomic interval carries:
- the TMEM127 gene encoding transmembrane protein 127, whose product is MFAPGGSGGSSIPRRRGHGAHALPKQPERSLASALPGALSITALCTALAEPAWLHIHGGTCKRQELGVADVLGTEDPELLIKFCMNRQTILLLRVIAGFCFLGIACSMTAFLLDVFGPKHPALKITRRYAFAHILTVLQCATVIGFCYWASELILALQQQHKQYHGSQVYVTFAVSFYLVAGAGGASILATAANLLRHYPTEEEEQALELLSEMETDSYPAEYDVMNPFQPPPAYTP